One Equus asinus isolate D_3611 breed Donkey chromosome 26, EquAss-T2T_v2, whole genome shotgun sequence genomic window carries:
- the OSCAR gene encoding osteoclast-associated immunoglobulin-like receptor: protein MALVLLLQLLSLWRLCHTYTTPTGFWTDKTSSFSQSPPATLQPQIRTSWRTVTTLVPPALYPKPRLGAQPAAVVTPGVNVTLRCRAPLPAWRFELFKSGEIESILQRDVFLELAEFFLEEVTTEQGGSYRCCYKKPGWRPGVCSQLSDALELLVTDELPAPSLVALPGPVVAPGANVSLRCAGRWRGMSFALYREGEAAPVQYRDSPQLWADFPLLGASAAGTYSCYYHTPSSPYVLSRRSEPLVISLEGSGSLDYTRGNLIRLGLAGLVLISLGTLVVFDWRSQSPALGNV from the exons ATGGCACTGGTGCTGCTCCTCCAGCTGCTGAGCCTCT GGCGTCTGTGTCACACGTATACCACTCCGACCG GCTTTTGGACAGATAagacctcttctttctctcagtcTCCCCCTGCTACACTACAACCTCAGATAAGAACCAGCTGGAGAACCGTTACTACCTTAg TCCCCCCAGCCTTATACCCCAAGCCGCGGCTGGGGGCTCAGCCGGCCGCAGTTGTGACCCCTGGGGTCAACGTGACCTTGAGGTGCAGGGCGCCCCTACCTGCCTGGAGGTTTGAACTCTTCAAATCTGGAGAGATTGAGTCCATCCTGCAACGGGATGTGTTCCTGGAGCTGGCGGAgttcttcctggaggaggtgaccacGGAACAGGGAGGCAGTTACCGCTGCTGCTACAAGAAGCCAGGCTGGAGGCCGGGTGTCTGTTCCCAACTCAGTGATGCCCTGGAACTGCTGGTGACAG ACGAGCTACCAGCCCCGTCGCTGGTGGCGCTGCCCGGGCCGGTGGTGGCGCCCGGCGCCAACGTGAGCCTGCGCTGCGCCGGCCGCTGGCGGGGCATGAGCTTCGCGCTGTACCGCGAGGGCGAGGCGGCGCCGGTGCAGTACCGCGACTCGCCGCAGCTCTGGGCCGACTTCCCGCTGCTCGGCGCCAGCGCCGCCGGCACCTACAGCTGCTACTACCACACGCCCTCCTCCCCCTACGTGCTGTCGCGGCGCAGCGAGCCGCTGGTCATCAGCTTGGAGG GCTCCGGCTCCTTGGACTACACCCGGGGCAACCTCATCCGCCTGGGACTGGCTGGCCTGGTCCTCATCTCCCTGGGCACACTGGTCGTTTTTGACTGGCGCAGCCAGAGTCCTGCCCTTGGTAACGTTtga